A region of Mustela lutreola isolate mMusLut2 chromosome 17, mMusLut2.pri, whole genome shotgun sequence DNA encodes the following proteins:
- the LOC131819285 gene encoding high mobility group protein B1-like → MGKGDPKKPRGKMSSYAFFVQTCREEHKKKHPDASVNFSEFSKKCSERWKTMSAKEKGKFEDMAKADKARYEREMKTYIPPKGETKKKFKDPNAPKRPPSAFFLFCSEYRPKIKGEHPGLSIGDVAKKLGEMWNNTAADDKQPYEKKAAKLKEKYEKDIAAYRAKGKPDAAKKGVVKAEKSKKKKEEEEEEEDEEDEEEEEDEEDEEEDDDDE, encoded by the coding sequence ATGGGCAAAGGAGATCCTAAGAAGCCGAGAGGCAAAATGTCATCATATGCATTCTTTGTGCAAACTTGCCGGGAGGAGCACAAGAAGAAGCACCCAGATGCTTCAGTCAACTTCTCAGAGTTTTCTAAGAAGTGCTCAGAAAGGTGGAAGACCATGTCtgctaaagagaaaggaaaatttgaagACATGGCAAAGGCTGACAAGGCCCGttatgaaagagaaatgaaaacttatattcCCCCTAAAggggaaacaaaaaagaagttcaaggatCCCAATGCACCCAAGAGGCCTCCCTCggcctttttcttgttttgttctgaGTATCGCCCAAAAATCAAAGGAGAACATCCAGGCCTATCCATTGGTGATGTTGCAAAGAAACTGGGAGAAATGTGGAATAACACTGCTGCAGATGACAAGCAGCCTTACGAAAAGAAGGCTGCTAAGctgaaggaaaaatatgaaaaggataTTGCTGCATACCGAGCTAAAGGAAAGCCTGATGCGGCAAAAAAGGGAGTCGTCAAGGCtgaaaagagcaagaaaaagaaggaagaggaggaggaggaggaagatgaagaggatgaggaggaggaggaagatgaagaagatgaagaagaagatgatgatgatgaataa
- the LOC131819283 gene encoding olfactory receptor 2C1, which translates to MADSNYSFSEGFILMGVSDHPQLEIIFFIVILFSYLLTLLGNSTIILLSCLDARLHTPMYFFLSNLSSLDLAFTTSSVPQMLINLWGPDKTISYGGCVTQLYVFLWLGATECILLVVMAWDRYVAVCRPLHYTTVMNPRLCWLLAAIAWLGGLSNSLIQSTFTLQLPLCGHRKVDSFLCEVPAMIKLACGDTSLNEAVLNGVCTFFTAVPLSVILISYCYIAQAVLKIRSAEGQRKAFNTCLSHLVVVLLFYGSAIYGYLLPAKTSSQDQGKFISLFYSVVTPMVNPLIYTLRNKEVKGALRRLLGKGRELG; encoded by the coding sequence ATGGCAGATTCCAACTACAGCTTCTCGGAGGGCTTCATTCTGATGGGCGTATCTGACCATCCTCAGCTAGAGATCATCTTTTTCATAGTCATTCTCTTCTCTTACTTGCTGACCTTGCTTGGGAACTCAACCATTATCCTACTTTCCTGCCTGGATGCCCGGCTCCACactcccatgtacttcttcctcagcaACCTCTCGTCCCTAGACCTTGCTTTTACTACTAGCTCGGTCCCCCAAATGCTGATCAACTTATGGGGACCAGACAAGACCATAAGCTATGGAGGCTGTGTGACCCAGCTCTACGTTTTCCTCTGGCTGGGGGCTACCGAGTGCATTCTGCTTGTGGTGATGGCATGGGACCGCTATGTGGCAGTTTGCCGCCCTCTGCACTACACCACCGTGATGAACCCTCGGCTGTGCTGGCTGTTGGCTGCCATTGCATGGTTGGGTGGCTTGAGCAACTCTCTGATCCAGTCGACGTTCACTCTGCAGCTCCCATTATGTGGGCACCGGAAGGTGGACAGCTTCCTGTGTGAGGTGCCTGCCATGATCAAACTGGCCTGTGGAGACACGAGTCTCAATGAGGCTGTGCTCAATGGTGTCTGCACCTTCTTCACTGCTGTCCCTCTGAGCGTCATCCTGATCTCCTACTGCTACATAGCTCAAGCAGTGCTGAAGATCCGCTCAgcggagggacagagaaaggccTTTAATACGTGCCTCTCCCACCTGGTGGTGGTGTTACTCTTCTATGGCTCAGCTATCTATGGCTATCTCCTTCCAGCTAAGACCAGCAGCCAGGATCAGGGCAAATTCATTTCCCTCTTCTACTCTGTGGTCACACCAATGGTGAACCCTCTCATCTACACTCTAAGAAACAAGGAGGTAAAGGGAGCACTAAGGAGGCTGCTGGGAAAGGGACGAGAACTTGGCTGA